In Thermococcus sp. CX2, the following are encoded in one genomic region:
- a CDS encoding thiamine ABC transporter substrate-binding protein, whose protein sequence is MRRFAALFILLLLVGAIGAARPVKAQEELTVYSYDSIEWWMKEIIPIFEEKYGVKVNLVLIGDAGEVLNRLILEKDNPQADVVVGIDNSYLAKAIDADVLEPYKPENVDVIPQWIIDNFDPTFHLTPYDYGYIAINYRKDMVQNPPTSLEDLTKPEWKGKLIIEDPRTSSPGMAFLLWTIAVYGDDWLYYWEKLKENDVQIVEGWSAAWSAFTKGEYPLVLSYATSPAATVYYENNTNIGAVAFKEGNYLQIEGVGLVKGAKHPDLAKKFIEFLISEEAQEKLPVNQWMYPVNKNVQLPEVFQYAVKIDKPVTVDPKAIEENYEAWLKQWTELMVEGKSADEILGKTTTESTSENGGICGPALIVALAVVPLLLRRRG, encoded by the coding sequence ATGAGAAGGTTTGCCGCGCTGTTCATCCTGCTGCTCCTCGTTGGGGCCATCGGTGCTGCAAGGCCCGTAAAGGCTCAGGAGGAGCTTACCGTCTACTCATATGACAGCATAGAGTGGTGGATGAAGGAGATAATCCCGATATTCGAGGAAAAGTACGGCGTTAAGGTTAATCTCGTCCTCATAGGCGACGCTGGAGAGGTCCTCAACAGGCTCATCCTCGAGAAGGACAACCCCCAGGCTGACGTCGTCGTTGGAATAGACAACAGCTACCTCGCGAAGGCTATAGATGCAGACGTTCTCGAGCCCTACAAGCCTGAGAACGTCGACGTCATTCCCCAGTGGATAATCGATAACTTCGACCCGACGTTCCACCTCACGCCCTACGACTACGGCTACATAGCCATCAACTACCGCAAGGACATGGTGCAGAACCCGCCAACCAGCCTTGAAGACCTCACCAAGCCCGAGTGGAAGGGCAAGCTCATCATCGAGGATCCGAGGACCAGCTCGCCGGGAATGGCCTTCCTCCTGTGGACAATAGCGGTTTACGGTGACGACTGGCTCTACTACTGGGAGAAGCTCAAGGAGAACGACGTTCAGATCGTCGAGGGCTGGAGTGCTGCTTGGAGCGCCTTCACCAAGGGTGAGTATCCGCTTGTGCTGAGCTACGCCACCTCGCCAGCCGCAACCGTTTACTACGAGAACAACACCAACATCGGCGCGGTTGCCTTCAAGGAGGGCAACTACCTCCAGATTGAGGGTGTGGGACTGGTCAAGGGCGCCAAGCACCCTGACCTGGCCAAGAAGTTCATAGAGTTCCTCATCAGCGAGGAGGCCCAGGAGAAGCTTCCGGTCAACCAGTGGATGTACCCAGTCAACAAGAACGTCCAGCTCCCGGAGGTCTTCCAGTACGCAGTGAAAATCGACAAGCCTGTTACTGTTGACCCGAAGGCCATCGAGGAGAACTACGAGGCCTGGCTCAAGCAGTGGACCGAGCTCATGGTCGAGGGCAAGAGCGCTGACGAGATACTCGGCAAGACCACTACCGAGAGCACCAGTGAGAACGGTGGAATCTGTGGGCCCGCTTTGATTGTTGCCCTTGCAGTTGTCCCGCTCCTCCTCAGGAGGAGGGGCTGA
- the asnS gene encoding asparagine--tRNA ligase translates to MIDKIYCADVRPDMEGKRVKLAGWVYRKREVGKKVFIVLRDSSGIVQTIFKKELSEEAYAEAKKVGIESSVIIEGTVKADPRAPTGVEVQADKIQVIQNVEFFPITKDASDEFLLDVRHLHLHSPKVASIMKVKATMMQAAREWLLQDGWYEVFPPILVTGAVEGGATLFKLKYFDRYAYLSQSAQLYLEAAIFGLEKVWSLTPSFRAEKSRTRRHLTEFWHLELEAAWMDLWDIMKVEEELISYMVQRTLELRRSDVEAFRKDLTTLKNTVPPFPRISYDEAIDILQSKGIEIEWGEDMGADEERILTQEFESPFFVYGYPKHIKAFYMKEDPEDPRKVLAADMLAPEGYGEIIGGSEREDNYDKLVQRILDEGMDPKDYEWYLDLRKYGSVPHSGFGLGLERLVAWVLKLDHVRWATLFPRTPSRLYP, encoded by the coding sequence ATGATTGATAAGATTTATTGCGCGGACGTTAGACCCGATATGGAAGGTAAGCGCGTCAAGCTCGCCGGATGGGTTTACAGAAAGAGGGAAGTCGGTAAGAAGGTCTTCATAGTGCTTAGAGACTCGAGCGGAATAGTCCAGACGATATTCAAGAAGGAGCTGAGCGAAGAGGCCTACGCCGAGGCCAAGAAGGTCGGAATTGAGTCGAGCGTCATAATCGAAGGTACCGTTAAGGCCGACCCCCGCGCTCCGACGGGTGTGGAGGTCCAGGCCGATAAGATTCAGGTCATCCAGAACGTCGAGTTCTTCCCGATAACGAAGGACGCGAGCGACGAGTTCCTGCTCGACGTGAGGCACCTGCACCTCCACTCGCCGAAGGTCGCGAGCATAATGAAGGTCAAGGCAACCATGATGCAGGCCGCTCGCGAGTGGCTCCTCCAGGACGGCTGGTACGAGGTCTTCCCGCCGATACTCGTCACAGGGGCAGTTGAGGGCGGCGCAACGCTCTTCAAGCTCAAGTACTTCGACCGCTACGCCTACCTAAGCCAGTCGGCCCAGCTCTACCTCGAGGCGGCCATCTTCGGCCTCGAGAAGGTCTGGTCGCTCACGCCGAGCTTCAGGGCTGAAAAGAGCAGGACGAGGAGGCACCTCACCGAGTTCTGGCACCTCGAGCTCGAGGCAGCATGGATGGACCTCTGGGACATCATGAAGGTCGAAGAGGAGCTCATCAGCTACATGGTGCAGAGGACGCTTGAGCTCAGGAGGAGCGACGTTGAGGCCTTCAGGAAGGACTTAACGACACTCAAGAACACGGTTCCGCCGTTCCCGAGGATAAGCTACGACGAGGCGATAGACATACTCCAGAGCAAGGGCATAGAGATAGAGTGGGGCGAGGACATGGGCGCCGACGAGGAGAGGATTCTGACTCAGGAGTTCGAGAGCCCGTTCTTCGTCTACGGCTATCCGAAGCACATCAAGGCCTTCTACATGAAGGAAGACCCGGAGGACCCGAGGAAGGTCCTGGCTGCCGATATGCTCGCGCCAGAAGGGTATGGCGAGATAATCGGCGGATCAGAGCGTGAGGACAACTACGACAAGCTCGTGCAGAGGATTCTCGACGAGGGCATGGATCCGAAGGACTACGAGTGGTACCTCGACCTGAGGAAGTACGGCAGCGTTCCACACAGCGGCTTCGGCCTCGGCCTGGAGAGGCTCGTCGCCTGGGTCCTCAAGCTCGACCACGTCCGCTGGGCCACGCTCTTCCCGAGGACGCCGAGCAGGCTGTATCCGTGA
- a CDS encoding amidohydrolase encodes MFALIGTVVDAEKVLKNHAVLVDGTEIIDVLPSDRLREYGVGEIYGGDGYLVLPGLINAHTHVAMAKFRGLGEDLPIERWLNDVIWPAELEWKPEEIRRWALLGMAEALASGSTTINDHYFFADEIAKAAQKLGIRAFIGQTMMDLVDFPLAEPEEGFKFFKRWEGKDELVKPTLAPHATNTVSLELMREIGDFARERNALIHVHLSQSREEVRAVKERYGLAPVEYLAKAGVLDGDLIGVHGIYLSDEEVKIYSRSGASLVHCSLSMAKLEARIAPIIELYEAGTNIALGNDSPNPVGVMDMFTEMRFAAVLNKVWRKRTDVVTAKDALTWATVGGAQALKLKAGLIKPGYLADLVLINARKSQFLPGREVYSHIVYSTRGSDVELVVVNGEIVYKNGVLVKLGKTLEELWEELRPSER; translated from the coding sequence ATGTTTGCGCTCATTGGTACGGTGGTCGATGCTGAGAAGGTTTTGAAAAATCATGCAGTTTTGGTGGATGGAACTGAAATAATCGACGTCCTTCCCTCAGATAGGCTCAGAGAATACGGAGTCGGTGAAATCTACGGTGGCGATGGTTACCTCGTTCTGCCTGGTCTAATCAACGCCCACACCCACGTTGCGATGGCCAAGTTCCGGGGACTTGGAGAGGATCTGCCAATAGAGCGCTGGCTGAACGATGTTATATGGCCCGCTGAACTCGAGTGGAAGCCAGAGGAGATTCGCCGCTGGGCACTCCTCGGAATGGCCGAGGCCCTAGCGAGCGGCTCGACAACGATAAACGACCACTACTTTTTCGCTGACGAGATAGCAAAGGCCGCTCAGAAACTGGGAATACGGGCCTTCATCGGGCAGACGATGATGGACTTGGTGGACTTTCCTTTGGCAGAGCCTGAAGAGGGCTTCAAATTCTTCAAGCGGTGGGAGGGCAAAGACGAACTGGTTAAGCCCACTTTAGCTCCCCATGCAACGAATACGGTCTCACTTGAACTCATGCGTGAAATCGGCGACTTTGCCCGCGAGAGAAACGCTCTAATCCACGTCCACCTTTCCCAGAGCAGAGAAGAGGTCAGGGCCGTTAAGGAGCGCTATGGCCTCGCTCCCGTGGAATACCTTGCTAAAGCTGGCGTTCTTGATGGGGACCTCATCGGTGTGCACGGAATATACCTGAGCGACGAGGAAGTTAAAATCTACTCCAGGAGCGGCGCTTCCCTCGTCCACTGCTCCCTCAGTATGGCGAAGCTTGAGGCCAGGATAGCTCCGATAATTGAGCTTTACGAGGCAGGGACGAACATAGCACTGGGCAACGACTCGCCAAACCCCGTTGGCGTTATGGACATGTTCACTGAAATGCGCTTTGCGGCCGTGCTTAACAAGGTCTGGCGGAAAAGGACGGACGTGGTTACGGCGAAAGATGCCTTAACCTGGGCGACCGTCGGGGGGGCCCAGGCTTTGAAGCTTAAAGCTGGGCTGATAAAACCCGGCTATCTTGCCGACCTGGTGCTCATAAACGCGAGGAAGTCCCAGTTCCTTCCAGGAAGGGAAGTCTACTCGCACATCGTCTACTCCACAAGGGGAAGCGATGTCGAGCTCGTTGTTGTGAACGGAGAAATAGTCTATAAAAACGGCGTCCTGGTAAAGCTTGGAAAAACGCTGGAAGAATTATGGGAAGAACTCAGACCTTCCGAACGATGA
- a CDS encoding NfeD family protein gives MDALPISLLILGLLIIVLDMMVTAFITPIGVAFAVLGLLLGFGWGFTESFVVSLVAAVISYMVIGKYIKRDVQDVGKPKYTFELKGKRGKVVEVGKEHYLVELEGDKWIALSEERLKIGDTVEVINVDGVKLIVRKV, from the coding sequence ATGGATGCCCTTCCCATCTCCCTCTTAATTTTGGGGCTGCTGATAATAGTGCTCGACATGATGGTCACTGCGTTCATAACGCCCATAGGCGTTGCCTTCGCCGTCCTCGGGCTACTCCTCGGCTTCGGCTGGGGCTTCACCGAGTCCTTCGTCGTTTCACTCGTGGCGGCAGTGATTTCCTACATGGTCATCGGGAAGTACATCAAGAGGGACGTCCAGGACGTCGGAAAGCCGAAGTACACCTTCGAGCTCAAAGGTAAAAGGGGAAAGGTTGTCGAGGTCGGAAAGGAGCACTACCTCGTCGAGCTCGAGGGGGATAAGTGGATAGCCCTCAGCGAGGAGAGGCTGAAGATAGGGGACACCGTCGAGGTCATCAACGTTGATGGCGTCAAGCTCATCGTTCGGAAGGTCTGA